One Halobacterium zhouii genomic region harbors:
- a CDS encoding DUF7344 domain-containing protein has protein sequence MDADARYHVLANDDRQRVLHALEGTSALSLEELVEAVIAEKQDESTRRQVKIALVHQHLPMLDDAGVVDYDRDEGTVTHSERALEDLLELL, from the coding sequence ATGGACGCTGACGCGCGGTACCACGTACTCGCCAACGACGACCGGCAACGCGTTCTCCACGCGCTCGAAGGCACGTCCGCGCTCTCACTCGAGGAACTCGTCGAGGCGGTGATTGCAGAGAAACAGGACGAGAGCACCAGAAGGCAGGTCAAGATCGCGCTCGTCCACCAGCACCTCCCGATGCTGGACGACGCCGGCGTCGTCGACTACGACCGCGACGAGGGAACCGTCACGCACTCCGAACGGGCACTCGAGGACCTTCTGGAGCTACTGTAA
- a CDS encoding RNB domain-containing ribonuclease, with protein MSDDAQAAAGTAEAQGPVEISPDLARQIENKREDLFEKFEIRDEFPSEVLAEAEERIEDVQTEIQDELEERRDLRDRATWTTDPVDAQDFDDAISVEERDDEYVLWVHIADVSHYVHPDSAMWEEAIERGNTVYLPGYTIHMLPPVLAETVCSLVPEEDRLAHTVEMHLDKEDLGYESIDIYKSVIHSNERLTYKETEDRLDDEGAPLHDEMSLVFDIADRMHEQRKEEGSLVLNPRRDRAHTIIEECMLKANKAVTHELMWSRGVEAVYRVHPQPSPDEWDEALREIQELDGVSIPGDAWDDPRKAVNATLEQAPERQLGKIQWAVMKVMPRAKYMNDPFGGHHALNFEIYGHFTSPIRRMSDLVNHWIVYKNDVPEALVDLCDHASDKQKDGETAEREYRNYLEEVGLDPDAVNNRGIEIVESDE; from the coding sequence ATGAGCGACGACGCACAGGCGGCCGCGGGCACTGCAGAAGCCCAGGGCCCCGTCGAGATTTCTCCAGACCTCGCCCGCCAGATCGAGAACAAGCGCGAGGACCTCTTCGAGAAGTTCGAGATCCGCGACGAATTCCCCAGCGAGGTGCTCGCGGAGGCCGAGGAGCGAATCGAGGACGTCCAGACCGAGATTCAGGACGAACTCGAGGAGCGCCGCGACCTCCGGGACCGCGCGACGTGGACGACCGACCCCGTGGACGCCCAGGACTTCGACGACGCCATCAGCGTCGAGGAGCGCGACGACGAGTACGTGCTCTGGGTTCACATCGCGGACGTCAGCCACTACGTCCATCCGGATTCGGCGATGTGGGAGGAAGCCATCGAACGCGGGAACACTGTCTACCTCCCCGGCTACACGATTCACATGCTCCCGCCGGTGCTCGCGGAGACGGTGTGCTCACTCGTCCCGGAGGAAGACCGCCTCGCACACACTGTCGAGATGCACCTCGACAAGGAGGATCTGGGCTACGAGTCCATCGACATCTACAAGTCCGTCATCCACTCGAACGAGCGCCTGACCTACAAGGAGACCGAGGACCGCCTCGACGACGAAGGCGCGCCACTCCACGACGAGATGTCACTCGTGTTCGACATCGCCGACCGGATGCACGAGCAGCGGAAAGAAGAGGGGAGTCTCGTCCTCAACCCCCGCCGGGACCGCGCACACACCATCATCGAGGAGTGCATGCTGAAGGCGAACAAGGCGGTCACGCACGAACTCATGTGGTCTCGTGGCGTCGAAGCCGTCTACCGCGTCCACCCGCAGCCGTCGCCAGACGAGTGGGACGAGGCGCTCCGCGAGATCCAGGAACTCGACGGCGTCTCCATCCCCGGCGACGCCTGGGACGACCCCCGGAAGGCCGTCAACGCCACCCTGGAGCAGGCGCCCGAGCGCCAGCTCGGGAAGATCCAGTGGGCGGTGATGAAGGTGATGCCGCGCGCGAAATACATGAACGACCCGTTCGGCGGCCATCACGCCCTGAATTTCGAGATTTACGGTCACTTCACGAGTCCCATCCGCCGCATGAGTGACCTCGTGAACCACTGGATCGTCTACAAGAACGACGTGCCCGAGGCGCTCGTCGACCTCTGTGACCACGCCAGCGACAAACAGAAGGACGGCGAGACGGCCGAGCGCGAGTACCGGAACTACCTCGAGGAGGTCGGCCTCGACCCGGACGCCGTGAACAACCGCGGCATCGAGATCGTCGAATCGGACGAGTAA
- a CDS encoding formate/nitrite transporter family protein, which translates to MSPQDDSNQTDIRGALDEAQSGAPAGGEAVRDRFSAGEVFQRIVASAEEEMESRNQELFFSGIAAGFAITLTVMAYAAVSAAVGNTAPLIKPFLYPLGFIFIILGHYQLYTEETLPPVTLVLTRLASIPALLRVWGLVIIGNLIGVGIGAFMLANTGVLSADAAVVAGEFGLEILRMPWWDVFFKAVFAGWLVGGLVWLDHAVRTSTARLFLIYLIMYTIPVTGLFHIITSMTDGLYLFFHGEAALWPVTREIILPVLFGNTLGGVLPVAILNYAQTEEHRFPGDMAPEDELSLREWFLGGFVGRSRVEFENE; encoded by the coding sequence GTGAGTCCTCAAGACGATTCGAATCAAACGGATATTCGGGGGGCACTGGACGAGGCGCAAAGCGGTGCACCCGCGGGTGGCGAGGCGGTCCGCGACCGCTTTTCTGCTGGCGAGGTCTTCCAGCGCATCGTCGCGAGTGCCGAAGAAGAAATGGAATCCAGAAACCAGGAGCTGTTCTTCAGCGGAATCGCTGCCGGGTTCGCCATCACGCTGACTGTGATGGCATACGCTGCCGTCAGCGCTGCCGTGGGGAACACTGCACCCCTCATCAAGCCGTTCCTCTATCCGCTGGGATTCATCTTCATCATCCTCGGTCATTACCAGCTCTACACGGAAGAAACGCTCCCGCCCGTGACACTCGTCCTCACACGCCTCGCGAGCATCCCCGCGTTGCTCCGCGTCTGGGGACTCGTCATCATCGGCAACCTCATCGGCGTCGGCATCGGCGCATTCATGTTGGCGAATACGGGTGTGCTTTCGGCAGACGCCGCAGTCGTGGCCGGAGAGTTCGGTCTCGAAATCCTTCGGATGCCGTGGTGGGACGTGTTCTTCAAAGCGGTCTTCGCGGGCTGGCTCGTCGGCGGACTCGTCTGGTTAGACCACGCCGTGCGCACCTCCACTGCGCGACTGTTCCTCATCTATCTCATCATGTACACGATTCCCGTCACAGGGTTGTTCCACATCATCACCTCGATGACTGATGGGCTGTATCTGTTCTTTCACGGTGAGGCTGCCCTCTGGCCGGTGACCAGGGAGATCATTCTGCCAGTGCTGTTCGGCAATACGCTCGGCGGCGTTCTCCCAGTGGCAATCCTCAACTACGCGCAGACAGAGGAACACCGTTTCCCGGGAGATATGGCCCCGGAGGATGAGCTGTCTCTCAGGGAGTGGTTCCTGGGTGGATTCGTCGGACGTTCCCGTGTGGAATTCGAAAATGAGTGA
- a CDS encoding nucleoside phosphorylase, whose protein sequence is MAKQPHLLVEDGDVNDIALIPGDPGRVDRIAGHCDDSEVVAENREYKVVNATYDGVDLTICSTGIGCPSAAIAVEELSRVGVETFIRVGTIGGLQEHVEVGDMIVATGAAKEEGTSKRYESAVYPAVPDYDVLTSLVDVSEERGEEVHVGPIVSDDAFYNEDDAYVEDWNDAGLLAIEMEAATVFSLARRKGLAAGAICTVDGNLVAGNQKGADSDDELPEKAKNNVARAIDIALDSVVELA, encoded by the coding sequence ATGGCGAAACAGCCCCATCTCCTCGTGGAGGACGGCGACGTGAACGACATCGCACTCATCCCGGGGGACCCCGGGCGCGTCGACCGCATCGCGGGCCACTGCGACGACAGCGAGGTCGTCGCGGAAAACCGCGAGTACAAGGTCGTGAACGCGACGTACGACGGCGTCGATCTCACCATCTGCTCGACCGGCATCGGCTGTCCGTCGGCCGCTATCGCCGTGGAGGAACTCTCTCGCGTGGGCGTGGAGACGTTCATCCGCGTCGGCACCATCGGCGGCCTCCAGGAGCACGTCGAGGTCGGGGACATGATCGTCGCCACCGGCGCCGCCAAGGAGGAAGGGACGAGCAAGCGCTACGAGTCCGCGGTCTACCCCGCGGTGCCGGACTACGACGTGCTCACGAGTCTCGTGGACGTCTCCGAGGAGCGAGGCGAGGAGGTGCACGTCGGCCCCATCGTGAGCGACGACGCGTTCTACAACGAGGACGACGCGTACGTCGAGGACTGGAACGACGCTGGCCTACTCGCCATCGAGATGGAGGCCGCGACCGTGTTCTCGCTCGCGCGCCGGAAGGGCCTCGCCGCGGGCGCCATCTGCACCGTCGACGGCAACCTCGTCGCCGGGAACCAGAAGGGCGCGGACAGCGACGACGAACTCCCGGAGAAGGCCAAGAACAACGTCGCGCGCGCCATCGACATCGCACTCGACTCGGTCGTCGAGTTGGCGTAG
- a CDS encoding HalOD1 output domain-containing protein, which produces MTDTPDEPAGSATSTDESPPVKDPSKWTLQTQAAFEPADTSDLVVTIVSAVADVEDVPVDRVDPPLQEVVDVDAISRSFARTHATDRDRDFSLEFPYRDHRIVVRGDEWVQVYSKQE; this is translated from the coding sequence ATGACGGACACTCCTGACGAACCGGCTGGCTCAGCGACAAGCACTGACGAGTCTCCCCCGGTCAAAGACCCCAGCAAGTGGACGCTTCAGACCCAGGCAGCGTTCGAGCCAGCGGACACGAGCGACCTCGTCGTAACCATCGTCTCCGCGGTCGCCGACGTGGAGGACGTCCCCGTCGACCGCGTCGACCCGCCGCTCCAGGAGGTCGTCGACGTCGACGCCATCAGCAGGTCCTTCGCCAGAACTCACGCGACAGACCGGGACCGGGATTTCTCCCTCGAGTTCCCGTATCGCGACCACCGCATCGTCGTTCGGGGTGACGAGTGGGTGCAGGTGTACTCGAAACAGGAGTGA
- a CDS encoding DUF7562 family protein — translation MLGSRNQTVSCIACGTDLERADAREYDKYGDRWDRDGKEFEHLCKPCFRGLNKYARDGLEDTLVELDAGRVSDAEFIEQFIERTHEEHAGRE, via the coding sequence ATGCTGGGGTCCCGGAACCAGACCGTCTCCTGTATCGCGTGCGGGACGGACCTCGAACGAGCAGACGCCCGCGAGTACGACAAGTACGGCGACCGGTGGGATCGAGACGGGAAGGAGTTCGAACACCTCTGCAAGCCGTGCTTCCGCGGTCTCAACAAGTACGCCCGCGACGGGTTAGAGGACACGCTCGTGGAACTGGACGCGGGGCGCGTCAGCGACGCGGAGTTCATCGAGCAGTTCATCGAGCGGACCCACGAGGAACACGCCGGCCGCGAGTGA
- a CDS encoding DUF7692 domain-containing protein: MRLRTDGDYSHRLDSIESAMDALDETTKTGAVLAACEHARPSRRD; the protein is encoded by the coding sequence ATGCGGCTCCGGACAGACGGCGACTACTCGCACCGCCTTGACTCGATCGAGAGCGCCATGGACGCCCTCGACGAGACCACCAAGACCGGCGCGGTGCTCGCAGCCTGCGAGCACGCCCGCCCATCCCGACGTGACTGA
- a CDS encoding RNA-binding protein — protein MEVSSRHHLRSDDVREIADALADGLGVELDADSFELVEFADEDFDLVLVDGEPMVWYPEGEPFVTVRGANAHPPSRGVVTVDAGAVSFVSDGADVMRPGITEADDEIETGDLVVIAEEAHGKVLAVGRALVDGDEMVGNSGKVVDSLHHVGDELYEFSV, from the coding sequence ATGGAGGTATCCTCTCGCCACCACCTTCGAAGCGACGACGTCCGCGAGATAGCGGACGCGCTGGCGGACGGCCTCGGCGTCGAACTCGACGCGGACTCCTTCGAACTCGTGGAGTTCGCCGACGAGGACTTCGACCTCGTGCTCGTGGACGGCGAGCCGATGGTGTGGTATCCGGAGGGCGAACCGTTCGTCACCGTGCGCGGCGCGAACGCGCATCCGCCGTCGCGGGGCGTCGTCACCGTCGACGCGGGCGCGGTGTCGTTCGTGAGCGACGGCGCGGACGTGATGCGTCCGGGCATCACTGAAGCAGACGACGAGATCGAAACGGGGGACCTCGTCGTGATCGCCGAGGAAGCCCACGGGAAGGTGCTCGCGGTCGGGCGCGCGCTCGTCGACGGCGACGAGATGGTCGGTAATTCGGGGAAGGTCGTGGATAGTCTCCACCACGTCGGCGACGAACTGTACGAGTTCTCGGTCTGA
- a CDS encoding HPP family protein codes for MLAELKRRLVAARRRVYRLERREAEQLRKWLETTNNLTHLSVLLFVPLLIALVTLLASTLGVVSFLLFPPLASGTYTLFSDPEGRYSDPRKFVGGMTLGALCGWASVEFTAAYVYGVPPAELGAHAGAAALSVLLTGIVAWTVDLELPTAFSTALLVLITGAGQLAYVVSVALSTSLVALVFVVWHHEFYSQRARFLYQTTRADDHVIVPMRGDRAAETSMFGARIAAAHDAGKVVLLDVVDDEDVAAVERDAISDATRERLDQDRTRESEAENEAEQQAADATALELEGQADAIETRIGVPCDVVVAVADGDPADTVLATAEETNSDLVVTPFEANGSGLSPFVRSLFRSDMDAIAFRSTGGRTRWKRVMVPVRTASDVAHAMVDYARRLVGQTGSLSVCSCIDVERDRRTTESMLADLTETVDARCETRVSRSSVESFLERNDAHYDVVFLGASTDRSAASRFISRPTFERVRDLETDIAVVHLG; via the coding sequence GTGCTCGCGGAACTGAAGCGCCGTCTCGTCGCCGCCCGCCGCCGCGTCTACCGCCTCGAGCGCCGCGAGGCCGAGCAGTTACGCAAGTGGCTCGAAACCACGAACAATCTCACCCACCTCTCGGTGCTGTTGTTCGTGCCGTTGCTCATCGCGCTCGTCACGCTGCTGGCGAGCACCCTCGGCGTCGTCTCGTTCCTGCTGTTCCCGCCGCTCGCGTCCGGCACGTACACGCTGTTCTCGGACCCCGAGGGCCGCTACTCGGACCCCCGGAAGTTCGTCGGCGGGATGACCCTCGGCGCGCTCTGCGGGTGGGCGTCCGTGGAGTTCACCGCCGCGTACGTCTACGGCGTGCCCCCCGCCGAACTCGGCGCGCACGCCGGCGCCGCGGCGCTCAGCGTGTTGCTCACGGGAATCGTGGCGTGGACGGTCGACCTCGAACTCCCGACGGCGTTCTCCACCGCGTTGCTCGTGCTCATCACGGGCGCCGGACAGCTCGCGTACGTCGTGAGCGTCGCGCTCTCCACCAGCCTCGTCGCCCTCGTGTTCGTCGTGTGGCACCACGAGTTCTACTCCCAGCGCGCCCGTTTTCTCTACCAGACGACGAGGGCCGACGACCACGTCATCGTCCCGATGCGCGGCGACCGCGCCGCGGAAACGTCGATGTTTGGCGCGCGCATCGCCGCGGCCCACGACGCTGGAAAGGTCGTCCTCCTGGACGTCGTGGACGACGAGGACGTCGCCGCCGTCGAACGTGACGCCATCTCGGACGCGACCCGCGAGCGCCTCGACCAGGACAGAACTCGGGAGAGCGAGGCCGAGAACGAGGCCGAACAGCAGGCCGCTGACGCCACCGCGCTGGAACTCGAGGGGCAGGCGGACGCCATCGAGACGCGCATCGGCGTCCCCTGTGACGTGGTGGTCGCGGTGGCCGACGGCGACCCCGCGGACACCGTGCTGGCGACCGCCGAGGAGACCAACTCCGACCTCGTGGTGACGCCGTTCGAAGCCAACGGGAGCGGGCTCTCGCCGTTCGTGCGCTCGCTGTTCCGCAGCGACATGGACGCCATCGCGTTCCGGTCGACCGGCGGGCGCACGCGCTGGAAGCGCGTCATGGTGCCCGTGCGAACCGCCTCGGACGTGGCGCACGCGATGGTCGACTACGCCAGACGGCTCGTCGGGCAGACGGGGTCGCTCAGCGTCTGTTCCTGTATCGACGTGGAGCGCGACCGCCGGACGACGGAGTCGATGCTCGCCGACCTCACGGAGACGGTCGACGCTCGCTGTGAGACCCGCGTCTCGCGGTCGTCGGTCGAGTCGTTCCTAGAGCGAAACGACGCCCACTACGACGTGGTGTTCCTCGGCGCGAGCACGGACCGGTCGGCGGCCTCCCGGTTCATCTCCCGGCCCACGTTCGAGCGCGTCCGCGACCTCGAAACCGACATCGCGGTCGTCCACCTCGGGTAG
- a CDS encoding GNAT family N-acetyltransferase: MENVELRPAEESDVDAITEVARAAWHAAYDDVLGPDTVEDTVDDWYHEAEIRGVVDGPCFLVAESEGVIGFAHASELADKQGVAELYRLYVHPDHWGDGVGSALLDRVEGSLRERGVERLQTVVIAANEVGRSFYEDRGFEPVTELGSELPGAEMELLLAHDL, encoded by the coding sequence ATGGAGAACGTGGAACTGCGCCCGGCCGAGGAGTCGGACGTGGACGCCATCACCGAGGTGGCGCGAGCGGCCTGGCACGCGGCGTACGACGACGTTCTCGGCCCGGACACGGTCGAGGACACCGTCGACGACTGGTACCACGAGGCGGAAATCCGGGGCGTCGTCGACGGGCCGTGTTTCCTCGTCGCGGAGAGCGAGGGAGTCATTGGATTCGCGCACGCTTCGGAACTCGCAGACAAACAGGGGGTTGCGGAGCTCTATCGGCTGTACGTCCACCCGGATCACTGGGGGGACGGCGTCGGGTCAGCGCTCTTAGACCGAGTGGAGGGGTCGTTGCGCGAGCGCGGGGTCGAGCGCCTGCAGACGGTGGTCATCGCCGCGAACGAGGTCGGGCGGTCGTTTTACGAGGACCGAGGATTCGAACCCGTGACGGAACTGGGGTCGGAGCTACCGGGCGCGGAGATGGAACTGTTGCTGGCTCACGACCTCTGA
- a CDS encoding type IV pilin, with amino-acid sequence MTRKLSFEIPEMDDERGVSPVIGVILMVAITVILAAVIASFVLGFGNSVSSNANAGVDINTDPGENATVTGTWISQGSAEKVNVTVKVQGGVTTGFTLANVSNTGTLTESGDLGVADTNGTDTQVQIIVTAIKGDTKTVIQNKQKSI; translated from the coding sequence ATGACACGCAAACTCAGCTTCGAAATTCCGGAAATGGACGACGAACGTGGGGTATCCCCTGTCATCGGGGTTATCCTCATGGTCGCTATTACAGTCATCTTGGCCGCCGTCATCGCGAGCTTCGTGCTCGGCTTCGGTAACAGCGTCAGCAGCAACGCGAACGCCGGTGTGGATATCAACACAGACCCTGGTGAGAACGCTACAGTTACGGGTACTTGGATCAGTCAAGGCAGCGCAGAGAAGGTCAACGTGACTGTGAAAGTACAAGGAGGCGTGACTACTGGATTCACTCTGGCGAATGTTAGCAATACAGGTACCTTAACTGAGTCCGGTGACCTGGGCGTAGCAGATACCAACGGAACAGACACCCAGGTCCAGATCATCGTGACCGCCATCAAGGGCGACACGAAGACCGTCATCCAGAACAAGCAGAAGTCGATCTAA
- a CDS encoding tRNA (N(6)-L-threonylcarbamoyladenosine(37)-C(2))-methylthiotransferase: protein MAQYHIETYGCTSNRGESREIERRLRDAGHHQVDGPDAADVAILNTCTVVEKTERNMLRRAKELEDETADLIVTGCMALAQGEEFRDEDVDAQVLHWDEVPEAVTNGECPTTTPDAEPILDGVIGILPIARGCMSNCSYCITKQATGRVDSPPVEENVEKARALVHAGAKEVRITGQDTGVYGWDNGERKLPELLERIATEIEGDFRVRVGMANPGGVHGIREELAEVFAEHDEIYNFLHAPVQSGSDDVLEDMRRQHEVEQYVDIVETFDDYLEEWTLSTDFIVGFPTETDHDHEQSMALLRETRPEKINVTRFSKRPGTDAADLKGLGGQTKKDRSKAMTDLKMDVVADAHESMVGTERRVLVTEQGTGDSVKCYDDAYRQVVVQNASEHGLEPGDFAEVEVVGHQTVYAFGEPVDA, encoded by the coding sequence ATGGCCCAGTACCACATCGAGACGTACGGCTGCACCTCGAACCGCGGCGAGAGCCGCGAGATCGAGCGGCGGCTCCGCGACGCCGGCCACCACCAGGTGGATGGGCCGGACGCCGCGGACGTCGCCATCCTGAACACGTGCACCGTCGTCGAGAAGACGGAGCGCAACATGCTCCGCCGGGCCAAGGAACTGGAGGACGAGACGGCCGACCTCATCGTCACTGGCTGCATGGCGCTCGCGCAGGGCGAGGAGTTCCGTGACGAGGACGTGGACGCGCAGGTGCTCCACTGGGACGAGGTACCCGAGGCCGTGACGAACGGCGAGTGCCCGACGACGACGCCGGACGCCGAACCCATCCTGGACGGCGTCATCGGCATCCTCCCCATCGCCCGAGGCTGCATGAGCAACTGCTCGTACTGCATCACGAAGCAGGCGACGGGACGCGTCGATTCGCCACCCGTCGAGGAGAACGTCGAGAAGGCCCGCGCGCTCGTTCACGCCGGCGCGAAGGAGGTCCGCATCACGGGCCAGGACACCGGCGTCTACGGTTGGGACAACGGGGAGCGGAAGCTGCCGGAACTGCTGGAGCGAATCGCCACCGAAATCGAGGGCGACTTCCGCGTCCGCGTGGGGATGGCGAACCCCGGCGGCGTGCACGGCATCCGCGAGGAACTCGCCGAAGTGTTCGCCGAGCACGACGAGATATACAACTTCCTGCACGCGCCCGTGCAGTCGGGAAGCGACGACGTGCTCGAGGACATGCGGCGCCAGCACGAGGTCGAGCAGTACGTCGACATCGTGGAGACCTTCGACGACTACCTCGAGGAGTGGACGCTGTCGACGGACTTCATCGTCGGCTTCCCCACGGAGACCGACCACGACCACGAGCAGTCGATGGCGCTCCTGCGGGAGACCCGGCCGGAGAAGATCAACGTCACGCGCTTCTCGAAGCGCCCGGGCACGGACGCCGCGGACCTGAAGGGCCTGGGCGGTCAGACGAAGAAGGACCGCTCGAAGGCGATGACCGACCTGAAGATGGACGTGGTCGCGGACGCCCACGAGTCGATGGTGGGCACGGAGCGCCGCGTGCTCGTCACCGAGCAGGGGACCGGTGACTCCGTGAAGTGCTACGACGACGCCTACCGGCAGGTCGTCGTGCAGAACGCCAGCGAGCACGGTCTCGAACCCGGCGACTTCGCCGAGGTCGAGGTCGTCGGCCACCAGACCGTCTACGCGTTCGGAGAACCGGTCGACGCGTAG
- a CDS encoding NAD-binding protein, with protein MELPGVERATGRVAVALTLAVAALSVAVGILGIVDPTANFGPLARMIPPAVSQTAGFTGALTGFLMVASALGLRRGLRVAWYSTVVLLPVTAGQGLVQATPYSVPLVVLSVVALPVVFVARPRFDRRVSLSTTQLAAGGALVGVQAYGTVGTYALRSGFPGVNTALDAFYYTLVTATTVGYGDITPQSQEARLFSLSVLVLGTASFAIALGALLGPALEARFASALGRMTQSELESLDGHVVVAGYGDLTEPILTELTAGGRSFVVVTEDEPVVSTLRERDVNVLAADPADVESLDRAGVGRATAVVAATNDDGEDALSILTVRERFPDVRVVASATEQENEEKLRRAGADAVVSPVVIGGRLLARSALGDEDAEREAADVFEEK; from the coding sequence ATGGAACTGCCGGGCGTCGAGCGAGCGACGGGTCGCGTGGCGGTCGCGCTCACGCTCGCAGTCGCCGCGCTGTCGGTCGCGGTGGGCATCCTCGGCATCGTCGACCCGACCGCGAACTTCGGGCCGCTGGCGCGCATGATTCCGCCCGCTGTGAGCCAGACCGCGGGGTTCACGGGCGCGCTCACCGGCTTCCTGATGGTGGCGAGTGCGCTCGGCCTGCGGCGCGGACTGCGCGTGGCGTGGTACTCCACGGTCGTGCTGTTGCCCGTGACCGCCGGCCAGGGACTCGTGCAGGCGACGCCGTACTCGGTGCCTCTGGTGGTGCTGTCGGTGGTCGCGCTCCCGGTCGTGTTCGTGGCGCGCCCACGCTTCGACCGCCGCGTCTCGCTGTCCACCACGCAACTCGCAGCGGGCGGCGCGCTCGTCGGCGTACAGGCCTACGGCACCGTCGGCACGTACGCGCTCCGCAGCGGGTTCCCGGGCGTGAACACTGCCCTGGACGCCTTCTACTACACGCTCGTCACCGCGACGACGGTCGGCTACGGCGACATCACGCCCCAGAGCCAGGAAGCGCGCCTGTTCTCGCTGTCCGTGCTCGTGCTCGGCACCGCGAGTTTCGCAATCGCGCTCGGCGCGCTGCTCGGCCCCGCCCTCGAAGCCCGCTTCGCGAGCGCTCTCGGACGCATGACCCAATCAGAACTCGAGTCCCTCGACGGCCACGTGGTCGTCGCGGGCTACGGCGACCTGACGGAACCGATTCTGACCGAACTCACCGCCGGCGGCCGCAGCTTCGTCGTGGTTACGGAGGACGAACCCGTCGTCTCCACGCTCCGGGAGCGTGACGTGAACGTGCTCGCCGCCGACCCCGCCGACGTGGAGTCCCTTGATCGCGCGGGCGTCGGGCGCGCCACAGCGGTGGTCGCGGCGACGAACGATGACGGCGAGGACGCGCTCTCGATACTCACCGTGCGCGAGCGCTTCCCGGACGTGCGCGTCGTGGCGTCCGCGACCGAGCAGGAAAACGAGGAGAAGTTGCGGCGAGCGGGCGCGGACGCCGTGGTCAGCCCCGTGGTCATCGGCGGGCGGTTGCTCGCGCGGTCCGCGCTCGGCGACGAGGACGCCGAGCGGGAGGCCGCAGACGTGTTCGAGGAGAAATGA
- a CDS encoding DUF1028 domain-containing protein gives MTFSICVREPYEAEDGEEAYRFGVAITTRLPGVGVPCPHVNEYGAVATQSVTNPDLGSRGVEYLAEGLAIEDALDALLNADDGSAQRQLHGVSRDGAFTFSGEECNDWYGHVEREGFTVAGNLLAGEAVVERTADHYADHRDDPDPLPKRLIDALGAGQAAGGDKREDLDVQSAAVRVVDTADDERPYYDDLRVDASENPISDLRETYRLAKRGYEDAIEKYGEE, from the coding sequence GTGACTTTCAGCATCTGCGTCCGCGAACCGTACGAGGCCGAGGACGGCGAGGAGGCGTACCGCTTCGGCGTCGCCATCACCACGCGTCTGCCGGGCGTCGGCGTCCCGTGCCCGCACGTCAACGAGTACGGCGCTGTCGCCACCCAGAGCGTGACGAACCCGGACCTCGGCAGCCGCGGCGTCGAGTATCTCGCGGAAGGGCTGGCCATCGAGGACGCGCTCGACGCGCTGTTGAACGCAGACGACGGCAGCGCACAGCGCCAGTTGCACGGCGTCTCCAGAGACGGCGCGTTCACGTTCTCCGGCGAGGAGTGCAACGACTGGTACGGCCACGTCGAGCGCGAGGGGTTCACAGTCGCCGGGAACCTGCTCGCGGGCGAAGCCGTCGTCGAACGCACCGCCGACCACTACGCCGACCACCGCGACGACCCCGACCCGCTCCCGAAGCGACTCATCGACGCGCTCGGCGCCGGACAGGCCGCCGGCGGCGACAAGCGCGAGGACCTCGACGTGCAGAGTGCGGCGGTGCGCGTGGTGGACACGGCCGACGACGAGCGCCCGTACTACGACGACCTGCGCGTCGACGCCAGCGAGAACCCGATTTCGGACCTCCGCGAGACGTACCGGCTGGCCAAGCGGGGCTACGAGGACGCCATCGAGAAGTACGGCGAAGAGTAG